Below is a genomic region from Bradyrhizobium sp. 1(2017).
GCGAACAGTGAGCCGCCGCTCGTATAGGTCTCGATCAGATTGCGCACGCCGCCCATGATCATGTCGCCGGAGAACACGGTCGCCTTGGTGCCGTCGGAGAAGGTGGCGGTGAGCGTGCCCCAGTCCTCGACATCGATCGGGTTGGCCTTGATGTAAGTGCGCTCCTCGGGCTTCAGCCCGGCGGTGACGTTGCCGACATCGCAGGTGACGCTGGCGACGCCAATGATCTCGCCGCGCGCCTTGGCCTCGACCTGTTTCAGATACAGCACGGCCGAGAGCGGATGACAGCCCATGCGGATCAGCGAGCCGCCACCGGTCATGGCCCATTGCGCGGCATGGGCCGCGTGCGAGCCGGAATGGCTCTCCTCGCCCTTCATGAACAGGACCTTGTCTTTGGTCGCCTTGAGGATCTCGGCGGTCTTGGTCACCGCGGGTGCGTAGATCCAGTCCTCGGCATACATGAAGAGTTTTCCGGTGCGCTCGATCGCGGCCCGCGTCGCGTCCATCTCCTCGAGCACGCGCTCATACATCAGCGCCTTCGGCACATGCTTGCCGATCGGCTGCTGGTCGTCCTCGCGGCCAAAATAGCCTGCAAAAGGCTTCTCGCAGATGACATGCTTGCCGGCGCGCATGGCGCCGACGATCATCTCGGCATGGAGGTTGGGTGGAGTGCAGATGTCCACCACATCTATCTCGCGGTCCGCGATCAGGTCGGCAAAGCTGCGATAGACGCGCGGGATACCATGGCGGGCAGCGAAGTCGACGACATGGTCGCCGCGCGCGGCCACCGCCGCGACCTCGACGTCCACGCCATAAACCCGCCGGAACGCATACATATGCAGCTCCGACACGAAGCCGCAGCCGACGAGTCCCACCCTGATCCCAGCCATAGCGCCCCTCACCCTTGGTTTGGGCGGCACTATAGCGCGCCGGCGGTCCTAATCCACGGGGGCACTGCCGGGCGTTGCCCGGCAGTGCCATCACACTTTGCTACGGCCTGTGGAACACCAGCGTGCGCACCTCGATGCTTTCGCGCGGCGCGGCATCGGCCGGCGTGGTCGGATCGACGAACGCCGTGTGCGGCCCGAAGCGGGTGCGGCCGTCGGTTGCGGAATCATAGCATTTGAGCAGCAGCGCCTCGTCGGGCGTCATCTCGGGGAAATAGAACCAGCGGTGATTCGGATTGTATTTCACCGAGTAGGTCTCTCCGCGCCGGTTGGGATAGATCAGGTCGGAGGCGACGAGATCGTCCGGCGCAACCGTCGTGCCGTCCGCCATCGCCAGCGGCGAATCGCGCAAGGGACCGCGGATCGGCCGCCACAAATTGATCACCTGCACCCGGCCTTTGAGCAGCTCTTCGGCTTCCTCAGGCAGATGCTCGCGCACGCGATTGGCCCCGGAGATTGCGGTCTGGTCGACATGGACGCGCGTCGCCGGCTGACGCGGGCCGCCATCGCGGATGTCAGGTGCACCTTCGACGCGCCTGCGCACGGTGTGGTCGAAGATGACGACGCGGTCGGCCTGCAACGTCGCCCGCAGGAACGCCTCGACCGCGGGATAGTAGACCGCCCTCACCTCCGCGTCGTTGTAGAAGTCTTTCACCTGCGTCGGATGACGCACCAGCGCAAAGCCTTCCCGGTCGAGCGAGAAGTTCTGCGCGATCAGCCGCGCATCAAAGATCGGAACATGATGCGGCTCCGGCAGCGACGTGCTCTTCGGCTCGCCCGGCGGAGGATCGAAGGCATAGGTGCGCGGCTTGGCTGATGTCGGTGCGAGATAGTTGAGTTCGGCGGTAACGTAGGGAAGCGACTCGATTTTTGTTTCTTGCAGGCCCATGGCCGGTCTCCCGATGTGGTCGTCGGATGGATTTTTGAGGGGATGCGGCACACCGCAAGGGAGGCGCTGCAAATAGCAATGAGCGTGTTGTCAGCCGCATGGAACGAAGAAGGAAAGCGTCGACGAACAAGCGCTATGGAAACACTGTTCTCGTCTCACGGATGCTTGAGGATGTCGTGAGGTCTCGTGCCCCGGACGCAGCGCAGCGCTTCTTCAGCGGTGCGCTGCAGAGCCGGGGCCCATCTCTCCGGGAGCAGGCTCTGTGACTGGGATCCCGGCTCTGCGGCGTCGCGTTTCACGCTGCAGCGCGTCCGGGACACGAGGGCTGCCTACAACCCCGCCTTCGCAATCGCATCCGTGAACGAACGATCGACGATGTCGGCGGCATTGAGCTTCTGCTTGATCAGTCCCCAGCGGAAATAGAGGTCGATGGTGCCCTGCTCGTCAGCGACCACGCCGTCGTCGATCGGCGCGATGCGGATCCTTGCGCGCGACAGCCAGTTCTGCGGCACGGCGGTCGGGATGTTCATCAGCCTGCCCCAGGTCGCGGCATAGCTGTCGATATTGTTCAGCGACCACGCCCGCGCCGCGGTGAGGCGGCGGATGAAGTCCGTCAGCTCCGCGCGCTTGTCGCGGATGGCGTCGGGCCGTGCGACCTGGAAGCTCAGCCCCGGCGTCAGGCCTTCCGAGGTGATGATGCGGCGCGACCTGAACAGCACCTCCTCCTGGCTCACATAAGGCTCCCAGGTCGACCACGCGTCGACCGAGCCCTGCGTGTAGGCGATCTTGGCATCCGAGGGCGCCAGGAACGCGATCTGCACGTCGCTCGCACTCCAGCCGTTCTTCTCCAGCGCGGCGAGGATCAGCTGATGGCCGATCGAGCCGCGGCCGGTTGCGATCTTCTTGGCGCGCAGATCGGCGAAGCTCTTGATCGGCGAAGTCTCCGGCACGAGGATCGCGAGCCCCTCGCGGGTCTGCCGGATGGCGGCGATCGCCTTCACCGGCGCGCCCGAGGCGGCGGCGAAGGTGAAGGGCGCGTCTCCGACCAGACCGGTTTCGATCGCGCCGGCACTGAGCGCCTCCAGCAAGGGGGCTGCCGCCGGAAACTCCTTCCACTCGATCCTGTAGGGCACGTCCTTGAGCACGCCGGCCGCTTCCATCACGGCCTGCGCATTGCCCTTCTGGTCGCCGACGCGCAAGGTGGTTTGCGCCGCCGCCAGCTCGAACGAGGCGAACAGCAGCGCGCCGGCCAGCATGAGGCGGATCATTCCGCGGCCTCGCCGCGCAGGGCCTGGCGCTTTGCGACCAGCTCACGCGTGAGCGGGATCAGCTCGCGGCCGTATTCGATGGCGTCGATCAGCGGATCGAAGCCGCGGATCAGGAAATGACTGATGCCGAGGTCGTAATAGTCGCCGAAGACTTCGGCGACCTGTTCGGGCGTGCCCACGAGCGCGGTGGTGTTGCTGTTGGCGCCGGTGAGCTTGGCGATCTCGGTCCAGAGCCGCTTGTCGATACGGCTGCCCTGGTCGGCGAGTGCAAGCAGGCGCCGCGCACCGGCCGTGGCATGGCCGTCGGCGGGCTTGCGATAGCCGGTCTTGTCCTGAAGCGCGACGGCGCGCGCCAGAATCTCTTCCGCCTTCTGCCAGGCCTGCTTCTCGGTCGGCGCGATGATCGGCCGCACCGACAGGCTGAAGCGCGGCGTCGGTCGCCCCTGGCGAACCGCTGCGTTGTGGACGCGCGAGGTGACGTCGCGTACCTGCGCATAGGATTCGCCCCACAGCGCAAACGTGTCGGCGTGCTTGCCGGCGACGTCGATCGCCGCATCCGAGGCGCCGCCGAAGTAGACGCGGATGCCCTCGGGGCGATACGGCTTCACCTGCGAGAAGGCGTTCTCGACCTGGTAGTACCTGCCTTTGTAAGTGAACGGCTTGTCGCTGGTCCATTCCAGCTTGAGGACGTCGAGGAATTCGGAGGTGCGGGCGTAACGTTCGTCCTTGTCGTCGAGCGTGTTGCCGTCCTGCCTGAGCTCGGTGGCGTTGCCGCCGGTGATGACATGCAGAGCGACCCTGCCGCGCGAGAACTGGTCGAGCGCCGCGAACTGCCGCGCCAGCAGCGTCGGGGCGGTGAAGCCGGGCCGCTGCGCGATCAGCACGTTGAGGCGGGAGGTCGTGTTGAGCACGTGCTGGGCCACCTGGAGGGCGTCGGGCGAGGTCGAATGAAACGCCAGCAGCGCGCGATCGAAGCCGGCATTCTCGTGCGCCTTCGCCACCGTCTCGATGTGGGTGGGGTTGAGGACCGGACCTTCGCGGACGACGGTCTCGGACGAATTGTTGTTGCTGATGAAGCCGATGAACTCGATCGACATGACTGTCTCCGTGATTGTTTCTGCGGAAAGCTAGAGGCCCAATGCGGCGCGGCCGAAGCCGATGCGTGTGGAATCGTCCTGCGGTGTGTGCACGCGCCCGCACAGCACGTCGCGATAGTGCCGCTCCAGCGGATTGGCGCGGGACAGGCCGTGATTGCCGGAGAGCGACAGCGCGTCCTCCACCGCGGCAACGGCGTTGTTGGTCACGGTGAGCTTGATGACGTTGGACTCGCTTCCCGAGAGCTCGACACCGTCATCGAAATCGCGTGCAAACGAATAGATCAGCCGCGCATTGACCGCGAGCCGCGCCTCGATGGCACCGACGATCTCCTGCGCGCGCGGCAGGGTTGCCAGCGGCGCACCGAGGCTGGCGGGAACACGCTGCTTCAGGAACGTGATCAGCCAATCGCGCGCCGCGCGGGCGACGCCGTCATAGATCGCGGCGACGAAGAGCGTGTGCACGCTCGCCTGCGTGACGTCGAGCGTGCGCCAGTCGGCCGGCTTGCGCACGTCGACCTCGGCATCGAGGGGGATCACGACGTCGTCGAAGATCACGTCGTGACTGCCGCTGGCGCGCAGGCCGTGATGGTCCCAGGTCTCGACGATGCGCGTGCCCGGCAGGCCGGCCGGCACCAGGAACTGTCCGACGCGCGGCTCGGGCTCGTCCGTCCGCGCCCAGACCAGGTACCATTTCAGGATCGGCGATCCCGTCGAATAGATCTTGTGACCGGAGAGGCGCCAGCCGGTCTCGGTGCGCCGTGCGATTGTCGCCGGCAGGCCGCCGCGTGCGGGCGAGCCGAGCTCCGGCTCGACCCGCAGCGCGTTGACCAGCGCGAGGCCCTCGACGCTTTCGCGCGCAAGCTTGCGCGACAGCCGCGGCGGCCATGTCGGGCTGCGCGCCATCACCAGATGATTGATGTAGTGCATCGACAGCACCAGCGCCGTCGACGGATCGGCCTTGCCGAAGATGCCGACGACGCGCGCAGCATATCGTGCACCGGCACCGGCACCGCCATGAACGGCGGGCACCGTCAGCGACAACAGGCCCGCCTCGGACAATTCGCGAAAATTCTCGAACGGGAAGCTGCCGATGCGGTCGTGCTCGGCCGCACGCGCGGCAAAGCCCGTCGCCAGCGCCTTGGCGCGCGCGATGTAATCGGGCTCGCTATGGGATGTTCGCCCTCTCACCGCGGGAGTCACCATGTCGCGTCCAATCCCAGCAGGCCGAGAATCTGACGGCGCAGATCGGCCAGATACGGATCGCCGCGATGGCGCGGATAAGGCCGCTCGACGCGGATGTCGGCCTTCACGCGGGCCGGGCGATCGCTGAAGACGATGACGCGGTTGGCGAGCACCAGGGCTTCCTCGGCGTCGTGCGTCACCAGCAGCGTGGTGAAGCCCTTGCGCTGCCACAGCGAGACGAGCTCCGCCTGCATGGTGATGCGGGTGAGCGAATCGAGCTTGCCGAGCGGCTCGTCGAGGATCAGGATCTTGGGATCGTTGACCAGCGCCCGCGCCAACGCGACGCGCTGCGCCATGCCGCCGGAGAGCTGGTGCGGATAGGCGTTGCGGAACGACGCCAGCCCGACCAGGTCGAGCGCGGCGTCGACGCGGTGACGCTGGCTCTTCAGAATGCCCTGGGCCTCGAGGCCCAAGGCGACGTTGTCCCAGACCGACCGCCAGGGAAACAAGGTCGGATCCTGGAACACGACGACGCGGGAGGGATGCGGGCTTCTGATGCGCTGCTCGTCCTCGCGCAACCTTCCGGCCTTGGGCTTGTCGAGGCCGGCGACCAGACGCAACAAGGTCGACTTGCCGCAACCGGAGGGGCCGAGCAGCGCAACGAACTCACCCGGCTCCACCGAGATGCTGACGTCGCTGAGCACCGGCAGCTCGGTGCCGTCGATGTCGAAGGCGTGGCTGACCTGCTCGATGTCGAGCGCGGCGCCGGCGGCGGGATGCGTGACCGCTTCGGCCAAGGCTACCATTTCGGCTACCATTTCACAGTCCCCTTCTGCCAGACCAGCAGCCGGTCGCGGACCGCAAACAGCAGCGTGATCGCGCCGGAGCAGAGCAGCGACATCACGATCAGCGCGGCATACATGTTGGCGTAGGCGGCCCAGCCCTGCGCCCATTGCAGGTACCAGCCGAGGCCGGCCTTGACGCCGATCATCTCGGCAACGACCAGCACGGCGAAGGACGAGCCGAGCCCCATGAACAGGCCGACGAAGACGTGCGGCAACGCCGCGGGAATCGCGACCTTCAACACCAGGAAGGACGGCTTCGCGCCCAGC
It encodes:
- a CDS encoding Gfo/Idh/MocA family protein — its product is MAGIRVGLVGCGFVSELHMYAFRRVYGVDVEVAAVAARGDHVVDFAARHGIPRVYRSFADLIADREIDVVDICTPPNLHAEMIVGAMRAGKHVICEKPFAGYFGREDDQQPIGKHVPKALMYERVLEEMDATRAAIERTGKLFMYAEDWIYAPAVTKTAEILKATKDKVLFMKGEESHSGSHAAHAAQWAMTGGGSLIRMGCHPLSAVLYLKQVEAKARGEIIGVASVTCDVGNVTAGLKPEERTYIKANPIDVEDWGTLTATFSDGTKATVFSGDMIMGGVRNLIETYTSGGSLFANITPNTHLMSYQTSEEKLASVYITEKVDRKTGWQYVCLEEEWTRGYLQEIQDFMECVATGRQPLSDLALAYETIKVNYAGYWAAEEGRRVVL
- a CDS encoding CmcJ/NvfI family oxidoreductase gives rise to the protein MGLQETKIESLPYVTAELNYLAPTSAKPRTYAFDPPPGEPKSTSLPEPHHVPIFDARLIAQNFSLDREGFALVRHPTQVKDFYNDAEVRAVYYPAVEAFLRATLQADRVVIFDHTVRRRVEGAPDIRDGGPRQPATRVHVDQTAISGANRVREHLPEEAEELLKGRVQVINLWRPIRGPLRDSPLAMADGTTVAPDDLVASDLIYPNRRGETYSVKYNPNHRWFYFPEMTPDEALLLKCYDSATDGRTRFGPHTAFVDPTTPADAAPRESIEVRTLVFHRP
- a CDS encoding ABC transporter substrate-binding protein gives rise to the protein MIRLMLAGALLFASFELAAAQTTLRVGDQKGNAQAVMEAAGVLKDVPYRIEWKEFPAAAPLLEALSAGAIETGLVGDAPFTFAAASGAPVKAIAAIRQTREGLAILVPETSPIKSFADLRAKKIATGRGSIGHQLILAALEKNGWSASDVQIAFLAPSDAKIAYTQGSVDAWSTWEPYVSQEEVLFRSRRIITSEGLTPGLSFQVARPDAIRDKRAELTDFIRRLTAARAWSLNNIDSYAATWGRLMNIPTAVPQNWLSRARIRIAPIDDGVVADEQGTIDLYFRWGLIKQKLNAADIVDRSFTDAIAKAGL
- a CDS encoding LLM class flavin-dependent oxidoreductase, with amino-acid sequence MSIEFIGFISNNNSSETVVREGPVLNPTHIETVAKAHENAGFDRALLAFHSTSPDALQVAQHVLNTTSRLNVLIAQRPGFTAPTLLARQFAALDQFSRGRVALHVITGGNATELRQDGNTLDDKDERYARTSEFLDVLKLEWTSDKPFTYKGRYYQVENAFSQVKPYRPEGIRVYFGGASDAAIDVAGKHADTFALWGESYAQVRDVTSRVHNAAVRQGRPTPRFSLSVRPIIAPTEKQAWQKAEEILARAVALQDKTGYRKPADGHATAGARRLLALADQGSRIDKRLWTEIAKLTGANSNTTALVGTPEQVAEVFGDYYDLGISHFLIRGFDPLIDAIEYGRELIPLTRELVAKRQALRGEAAE
- a CDS encoding acyl-CoA dehydrogenase family protein, which produces MVTPAVRGRTSHSEPDYIARAKALATGFAARAAEHDRIGSFPFENFRELSEAGLLSLTVPAVHGGAGAGARYAARVVGIFGKADPSTALVLSMHYINHLVMARSPTWPPRLSRKLARESVEGLALVNALRVEPELGSPARGGLPATIARRTETGWRLSGHKIYSTGSPILKWYLVWARTDEPEPRVGQFLVPAGLPGTRIVETWDHHGLRASGSHDVIFDDVVIPLDAEVDVRKPADWRTLDVTQASVHTLFVAAIYDGVARAARDWLITFLKQRVPASLGAPLATLPRAQEIVGAIEARLAVNARLIYSFARDFDDGVELSGSESNVIKLTVTNNAVAAVEDALSLSGNHGLSRANPLERHYRDVLCGRVHTPQDDSTRIGFGRAALGL
- a CDS encoding ABC transporter ATP-binding protein → MVALAEAVTHPAAGAALDIEQVSHAFDIDGTELPVLSDVSISVEPGEFVALLGPSGCGKSTLLRLVAGLDKPKAGRLREDEQRIRSPHPSRVVVFQDPTLFPWRSVWDNVALGLEAQGILKSQRHRVDAALDLVGLASFRNAYPHQLSGGMAQRVALARALVNDPKILILDEPLGKLDSLTRITMQAELVSLWQRKGFTTLLVTHDAEEALVLANRVIVFSDRPARVKADIRVERPYPRHRGDPYLADLRRQILGLLGLDATW